CGCCCACTTGCCGGTCTCAATGGTGATAGAGTCTCTACCCCAAGAACCAGTAAACTCTGTAGCCATAGGAATTACTTCCTAAGGCCGAGTTTTTCAATCAGCTTTTTATAACTTTCTACGTTGGATCTTTTCAAATATTCCAACAAACTCTTTCTCTGGTTCACCAATGCGATTAGACCGCGGCGAGAGTGAAAGTCCTTCTTGTTCGCTTTGAAATGCTCAGTAAGGTCTTTGATGCGAGAGTCGAGAAGAGCAATTTGTACTTCTGCAGAACCTGTGTCGTTTGGTTTGCTACCGAATGTAGCAATGATCTGCTGTTTTTGTTCTTTTGTGATCATATTAGTGTCCAGATTTTAAGAAGGACTCATTTAGAAAACATAATTTTTGCGGCAGGGTCAAAAAATACTTTTCTGTACCGGTAGGGAATGTGCTCCGGTTTCCCTTCATAATCACACCAGGCAAGAATGGTAGTTTCGTCAGCGTCCACGATATAA
This genomic stretch from Leptospira meyeri harbors:
- the rpsO gene encoding 30S ribosomal protein S15, translated to MITKEQKQQIIATFGSKPNDTGSAEVQIALLDSRIKDLTEHFKANKKDFHSRRGLIALVNQRKSLLEYLKRSNVESYKKLIEKLGLRK